A genomic segment from Bacteroidota bacterium encodes:
- a CDS encoding TolC family protein, whose amino-acid sequence MKKIKKYKLRLIAVMLFFVPVIVWGQATMKRTMKLNEIFMLADSCSRRIRASEAAAKTANESMRVSKNAMLPDVKFDAMATYNSNAWVSDRNFENGQTFSSPHFGNSFSFEVSQVLFDGGPIANKIKASQIEYTIAELEAKGERQQVRFLLTGYYLDLYKSINLLTVYEKNIEQTREVIAVMKAKVDAEIALENDITRYEVQLQNLLYKKTELQGQASIYNSHLVLALGLPEGTEIVPDSSMLDWESKRYTESELQSMATLNSPTLERSQLMIGLGQKKQKIARAGYMPKLSLVAADKLLGPITYEIPILNNNINVWYVGMRLIYDIGSLYKTPKETAREKQAVCQAEEQYAATQEQVTMDVKEAYTDYENAFVLLRTQGKSLQLATENRNVIFKQYSNGLVLIIDLLDADDLKLSEEIQEINAQINIIYNYYKLLYVTGTL is encoded by the coding sequence ATGAAAAAAATAAAGAAATACAAACTGAGGCTTATTGCCGTAATGCTCTTTTTTGTGCCTGTGATAGTGTGGGGTCAGGCGACGATGAAACGAACGATGAAATTGAATGAAATTTTTATGCTTGCTGACAGTTGCAGCAGGCGGATAAGAGCCAGCGAAGCAGCAGCGAAGACGGCAAATGAGTCAATGCGTGTATCGAAAAATGCCATGTTACCTGACGTGAAGTTTGATGCCATGGCTACCTACAACAGCAACGCATGGGTCTCGGATCGGAATTTCGAAAATGGACAAACCTTCTCATCTCCACATTTCGGAAACAGCTTTTCTTTCGAGGTGTCGCAGGTGCTTTTTGACGGAGGGCCGATAGCCAATAAAATCAAGGCTTCACAAATAGAATATACAATAGCGGAGTTGGAAGCAAAAGGCGAGCGTCAGCAGGTGCGATTCCTGCTTACAGGATATTACCTTGATCTTTATAAATCGATTAATCTGCTGACTGTTTATGAAAAGAACATCGAGCAGACGCGCGAAGTGATAGCTGTTATGAAAGCCAAAGTGGATGCAGAAATAGCGTTGGAAAACGATATTACCCGCTATGAGGTGCAGTTGCAAAACCTTTTGTATAAGAAAACTGAGTTGCAGGGTCAGGCGTCTATCTACAACAGTCATTTGGTTTTGGCGTTGGGACTGCCAGAGGGAACAGAGATTGTACCCGATAGTAGCATGCTTGACTGGGAGAGCAAACGATATACAGAAAGCGAGTTGCAAAGCATGGCGACGCTGAATTCTCCCACTTTGGAGCGAAGCCAATTAATGATAGGGCTGGGTCAAAAAAAACAGAAGATAGCCCGGGCAGGATATATGCCTAAGCTGAGTCTTGTAGCAGCCGATAAGCTTTTGGGGCCTATAACGTATGAAATCCCAATCTTGAACAACAATATCAACGTCTGGTATGTGGGAATGAGATTGATCTACGACATCGGCAGCCTTTACAAGACACCGAAAGAAACCGCAAGAGAAAAACAGGCGGTATGCCAGGCTGAGGAGCAATATGCTGCCACACAGGAGCAGGTAACAATGGATGTAAAAGAGGCTTATACAGATTATGAGAACGCATTCGTACTGCTTCGTACACAGGGAAAAAGTCTGCAACTGGCAACGGAGAACCGCAATGTGATCTTCAAACAATATTCGAACGGCTTGGTGCTGATTATTGACTTGCTGGATGCTGATGATCTCAAACTATCCGAAGAAATACAAGAAATCAATGCTCAAATCAATATTATATACAATTACTACAAGCTGCTATATGTGACAGGAACTTTATAA